A portion of the Limibacter armeniacum genome contains these proteins:
- a CDS encoding InlB B-repeat-containing protein — MKKTILLATLMLLSVWMNAFAADYYVATNGNDSNSGSISAPFLTLGQAVSMVTPGDNIYLRGGTYSMGTSFVIDRSKSGTSGAMISVLAYGSEVPVLQFDDVELSSSRGIVQDAHYWHWKGIIIEKAGDNGMLLSANYCIIEECVFRYNHDSGLQLSRYSTSADTKSEWPAYNLILNCESHDNADSDAEDADGFAPKLTVGDGNVFRGCVSHHNIDDGWDMYTKSETGPIGEILLEDCIAHNNGTLSDGSTSGGGDKNGFKLGSSSNTVNHTVLRCIAFNNGKHGFTDNGNIGSIKFYNNTSYNNGDYNYHTRDNATHIFRNNITLSGNHTDRIVGDAPTGCNAFDDTDTQWTLVTTTSDFQTMTPGPDSDPTSNGFLNLASSSGFIDAGCTVSGVAYNGSALDIGAIEYGGTVTPPTTYTLSSSVNGSGSVTPSSGTFNANETVSVTATAASGWEFTGWSGDASGSSNPLSLTMDGNKSIVANFTEVSGQSYTLTVASSGQGSVSPSGGSFADGASVSLTATPVSGWLFSGWSGDASGSSNPLTITMDGNKSITAVFTEDTQSGGGDLGDNLAITGPGVGSDGTSKGGGTSYGNVRDGDTSTYWQPSGTSNERISVKWSSDVTCNTIVIKEIGDVVSSWEVVNHDNGDVLATGSGLGTSKTITFDDVTLGKIDLIIVSASSAPQITEFEVYNATGTPTITTYTLTANYTGQGSVSPTSGTYNDGDQATVTATPASGYEFTGWSGDASGTTNPLTLTMDNHKSMTANFTEIQIPQYTLSVTSSGQGSVSPSSGTFDDGTGVTLTATAASGWSFSSWSGDASGASNPLTITMSSNKSITATFIEDTQSGGGDLGDNLAITGPGVGSDGTSKGGGTSYGNVRDGDTSTYWEPSSTSNERISIKWSSSVTCNTIVIKEIGDVVGSWEVVNHDTGDVLATGSGLGSEKTITFSDVTLDKINLVILSASSAPQIAEFEVYNASGSTGGGDNGGGGTTTYTLSASVTGQGSVTPSSGTYDNGTQVTVTATAASGYEFSGWGGDASGSTNPLTLTLDANKSIVANFISTSTPPPSTGGPIGYASLAGGTTGGQGGVSYTCSTGDCIMDLIDQKKDDIISQPLTIYVNGTVTPSNTSFTKIDIKDVRDVSIIGVGTSGVFDGIGIKVYRAGNVIIQNVTVHHVNIGDKDAVSIEGPADHVWVDHCELYAEYDGVDKDYYDGLLDAKKDAEYITYSYNYMHDSWKMMLVGSSDSDNYDRKITIHHNYFDNVNSRMPLFRFGSGHIFNNYYSGIASTGVNSRMGACLKVENNYFKDSQNPIVSAYSSTLGATDESGNTFDNVTWNLSQSDVNDPLDCTASIPYSYTSILTTSANVPSVIVANAGVGKISSGARLGKRMEVMDKLADVNLFPNPATNFFTLEVPDFTGAEEVRIVSLQGKEMLKIKLEDQQTGVDISMLPKGIYIIQLKSHGPTRLKMFIKE; from the coding sequence ATGAAAAAAACTATTCTACTTGCTACGCTCATGCTGCTCTCGGTATGGATGAATGCCTTCGCAGCAGACTACTATGTTGCCACTAATGGCAATGACAGTAACTCAGGGTCAATCTCTGCACCCTTCCTTACTTTGGGACAAGCAGTGAGTATGGTAACACCAGGAGACAACATCTACCTGAGAGGAGGAACTTACTCAATGGGAACCTCCTTTGTGATTGACCGCTCAAAAAGTGGTACTTCCGGTGCAATGATATCCGTATTGGCTTATGGAAGTGAAGTGCCTGTACTTCAGTTTGATGACGTGGAACTTTCCTCAAGTCGGGGAATTGTACAGGATGCCCACTATTGGCACTGGAAAGGGATTATCATCGAGAAGGCAGGTGATAACGGCATGCTGCTTTCGGCCAACTACTGTATCATTGAGGAGTGTGTGTTCCGCTATAACCATGATTCGGGGTTACAGCTGAGCCGTTATAGCACTAGTGCAGACACGAAAAGTGAATGGCCTGCGTATAACCTGATTCTGAATTGCGAGTCGCATGATAATGCAGACAGTGATGCGGAGGATGCAGACGGTTTTGCTCCCAAGCTGACGGTAGGGGATGGCAATGTCTTTCGTGGATGTGTTTCTCACCATAATATCGATGATGGTTGGGATATGTACACCAAGTCTGAAACAGGACCAATTGGGGAAATACTGTTGGAAGATTGTATTGCCCACAATAATGGAACATTGAGTGACGGAAGTACTTCAGGAGGTGGAGACAAGAACGGCTTTAAGCTAGGGTCATCTTCCAATACAGTGAACCATACAGTTTTGCGTTGTATCGCCTTCAACAATGGAAAACACGGATTTACGGATAACGGAAATATTGGTAGCATTAAGTTCTACAACAATACTTCTTACAACAATGGCGATTACAACTATCACACAAGGGATAATGCAACACACATTTTCAGAAACAATATCACGTTGAGTGGAAATCATACTGACAGGATTGTGGGAGATGCACCAACAGGTTGTAATGCCTTTGATGATACCGATACACAGTGGACATTGGTGACTACCACATCAGATTTTCAAACCATGACACCAGGTCCTGACAGCGACCCAACGTCCAATGGCTTCCTGAACTTGGCTAGCAGCAGTGGTTTTATTGATGCAGGATGCACAGTTTCAGGAGTGGCTTACAATGGTTCAGCACTTGATATAGGAGCCATTGAATATGGAGGGACTGTAACACCGCCTACTACATATACACTTTCTTCTTCTGTCAATGGTTCAGGTAGTGTAACGCCAAGCAGTGGGACGTTTAATGCAAATGAAACGGTATCAGTGACAGCTACGGCTGCAAGTGGTTGGGAGTTTACAGGTTGGAGTGGAGATGCATCAGGCAGCTCGAACCCATTGAGTTTAACAATGGATGGAAACAAGTCCATTGTTGCCAACTTCACAGAAGTATCAGGGCAAAGCTACACATTGACGGTGGCTTCATCGGGTCAGGGATCAGTAAGTCCATCTGGAGGCTCTTTTGCTGATGGGGCTTCTGTATCATTGACAGCTACTCCAGTTAGTGGCTGGTTGTTTAGTGGCTGGAGTGGAGATGCATCAGGTTCCTCTAACCCACTGACGATTACCATGGATGGAAATAAATCTATTACAGCGGTCTTTACTGAAGACACACAGTCAGGAGGTGGAGACTTAGGGGATAACTTAGCCATTACAGGTCCGGGAGTAGGCTCTGACGGAACAAGTAAAGGCGGTGGTACTTCTTACGGCAATGTGCGAGATGGTGATACCAGTACCTATTGGCAGCCAAGTGGTACTAGTAATGAACGTATTTCGGTCAAATGGAGTAGTGATGTGACCTGTAATACCATCGTGATAAAGGAAATCGGGGATGTGGTGAGTAGTTGGGAAGTGGTCAACCATGATAATGGAGATGTACTGGCAACAGGAAGTGGTTTGGGTACAAGTAAAACCATCACCTTTGATGATGTAACCCTTGGTAAGATAGACCTGATTATTGTCTCAGCTTCTTCAGCTCCACAGATTACCGAGTTTGAAGTCTACAATGCAACAGGAACGCCAACTATCACTACTTATACATTGACAGCCAATTATACAGGTCAGGGTAGTGTTTCACCAACAAGTGGTACCTACAATGACGGAGATCAGGCAACTGTAACTGCTACGCCAGCATCTGGATACGAGTTTACAGGTTGGAGTGGAGATGCGTCTGGTACAACAAATCCACTGACCTTGACAATGGATAACCATAAATCTATGACAGCTAACTTTACTGAGATTCAAATTCCACAATATACTTTGTCAGTAACTTCATCAGGACAAGGCTCAGTAAGCCCATCAAGTGGAACCTTTGATGATGGTACAGGTGTAACGCTTACTGCAACAGCAGCAAGTGGTTGGTCATTCAGTAGCTGGAGTGGAGATGCTTCAGGTGCATCCAATCCATTGACCATAACGATGAGTAGTAACAAGTCCATTACAGCCACCTTTATAGAAGATACGCAGTCAGGTGGCGGAGACTTGGGAGACAATCTGGCAATAACAGGTCCGGGAGTCGGCTCTGATGGAACAAGTAAAGGTGGAGGAACATCTTATGGCAATGTGCGAGATGGTGACACCAGTACCTATTGGGAACCAAGTAGTACAAGCAATGAGCGGATTTCTATCAAGTGGAGCAGTAGTGTAACCTGTAATACCATCGTCATAAAGGAAATCGGGGATGTCGTAGGTAGTTGGGAAGTGGTCAACCACGATACAGGTGACGTTTTGGCAACAGGAAGTGGGTTAGGGTCAGAGAAGACGATTACATTCTCAGATGTTACATTGGATAAGATTAACCTTGTGATTCTTTCTGCTTCCTCAGCTCCACAGATCGCAGAGTTTGAAGTGTACAATGCATCAGGCAGTACTGGTGGTGGAGACAATGGTGGAGGTGGAACCACAACCTATACATTGTCAGCCAGTGTAACAGGGCAGGGAAGTGTTACCCCATCAAGTGGTACCTATGATAATGGCACACAGGTTACAGTAACTGCTACAGCTGCCAGTGGCTATGAGTTCTCAGGTTGGGGAGGTGATGCATCTGGCTCAACAAACCCATTGACACTTACATTGGATGCAAACAAATCAATTGTAGCAAACTTTATCTCAACATCAACGCCGCCACCATCAACAGGAGGACCAATCGGGTATGCATCTTTGGCAGGAGGTACTACCGGAGGACAGGGAGGTGTCAGCTATACCTGTAGTACAGGCGACTGTATTATGGATCTGATTGATCAAAAGAAGGATGACATCATTTCACAGCCATTGACTATTTATGTAAATGGTACGGTAACACCGTCGAATACATCCTTTACCAAGATTGACATCAAGGATGTAAGAGATGTATCCATTATAGGAGTAGGTACTTCAGGTGTGTTTGATGGTATTGGCATCAAGGTGTACAGGGCAGGCAACGTGATTATTCAGAATGTAACGGTACACCATGTGAATATTGGCGATAAGGATGCGGTCAGCATTGAAGGTCCTGCCGATCATGTTTGGGTGGATCACTGTGAATTGTATGCAGAATACGATGGTGTGGATAAGGATTACTATGACGGCTTGCTGGATGCTAAAAAAGATGCTGAGTACATTACTTACTCCTATAACTATATGCATGACAGTTGGAAAATGATGCTGGTTGGTAGTTCTGATTCTGATAACTACGACCGAAAAATCACCATCCACCATAACTACTTTGACAATGTGAACTCAAGAATGCCGCTCTTCCGTTTCGGTAGCGGGCATATCTTTAATAACTATTACAGTGGTATAGCTTCCACGGGAGTCAACTCAAGAATGGGAGCCTGTCTGAAGGTAGAAAACAACTACTTTAAGGATTCACAGAACCCAATTGTATCAGCTTATAGCAGCACCTTGGGCGCAACTGATGAAAGTGGCAATACCTTTGACAATGTGACTTGGAACCTGTCTCAGTCAGATGTGAACGACCCATTGGATTGTACAGCGAGTATCCCTTACAGCTATACTTCAATTCTGACAACTTCTGCCAATGTGCCATCTGTGATAGTAGCCAATGCAGGGGTTGGTAAAATCAGCAGTGGTGCAAGACTTGGAAAGCGGATGGAAGTCATGGATAAGCTGGCAGATGTAAACCTGTTTCCAAATCCAGCAACCAACTTCTTTACCCTTGAAGTACCTGATTTTACAGGTGCGGAGGAAGTGAGAATAGTCAGCTTGCAAGGAAAGGAAATGTTGAAAATCAAATTGGAAGACCAGCAAACTGGTGTGGATATCAGTATGCTGCCAAAAGGAATCTATATCATTCAATTGAAATCACATGGACCTACAAGGCTCAAGATGTTTATCAAGGAGTAG
- a CDS encoding tagaturonate reductase, translating into MITQENIVNNKKEKVALPIRVLQFGEGNFLRAFADWVIDTLNEKADFNTGVAVAQPIQHGMTDVLAAQAGQYHHLIRGIQKGKQVNDIRLVNCIQQSINPFETPEALFDLAKSEELEFVISNTTEAGIQFKEEAKPEGLVLAETFPGKLTQLLKIRFDYFNGDESKGLILIPCELIEQNGDTLKACIISYAKQWNLGEDFVKWIENSNHFCNTLVDRIVPGYPKDELAQLKDKLTFDDKLVVASEVFHLWVIEASQYARERFPADKFGLNVVYTDDITPYRTRKVRILNGAHTSMVPVGLLSGIETVRESMEDKVVGDYIRKAMLEEIAPTIDLPKQEIEDFAHEVMERFLNPFIRHELKSISLNSVSKYKVRVLPTVKDYYQSNGKLPQRLVLALACLIKLYLSDDFQINDNEEVKVFFGELKKQAGSVQQITEKVLSNTEFWEENLLDLGNMSELVSNFLTQIAEKGITETLQSIQS; encoded by the coding sequence ATGATTACGCAAGAAAATATAGTAAACAATAAAAAAGAGAAAGTAGCCCTTCCGATTAGGGTACTGCAGTTTGGGGAAGGAAATTTTCTCCGTGCTTTCGCTGACTGGGTGATTGATACCCTCAATGAGAAAGCGGACTTCAATACAGGTGTGGCTGTCGCTCAACCGATCCAACATGGCATGACCGATGTACTGGCAGCACAAGCCGGTCAGTATCACCACCTGATTCGTGGTATTCAAAAAGGAAAGCAGGTCAACGATATCAGGCTAGTCAATTGTATCCAGCAGTCGATCAATCCTTTTGAAACTCCTGAAGCCTTATTTGATTTGGCGAAAAGTGAGGAACTTGAGTTTGTGATTTCTAATACCACTGAAGCAGGTATTCAGTTTAAGGAAGAAGCAAAACCTGAAGGACTTGTCCTAGCAGAGACCTTTCCCGGCAAGCTGACACAACTGCTGAAAATCCGTTTTGACTACTTCAATGGCGATGAAAGCAAAGGATTGATTCTGATTCCTTGCGAACTGATCGAGCAAAACGGTGATACGTTGAAAGCTTGTATTATCTCCTATGCCAAGCAATGGAATTTAGGGGAGGACTTTGTAAAGTGGATTGAAAACAGCAACCATTTCTGTAATACCTTGGTAGACCGCATTGTACCGGGTTATCCAAAAGATGAGTTGGCACAACTGAAAGACAAACTGACTTTCGATGATAAGTTGGTAGTTGCTTCTGAGGTATTTCACTTGTGGGTAATTGAAGCCTCACAATATGCAAGAGAGCGTTTCCCTGCAGATAAATTCGGATTGAATGTCGTCTATACGGATGACATTACGCCTTACCGCACCCGTAAGGTGAGAATCCTGAATGGCGCGCATACTTCTATGGTTCCTGTTGGTTTGCTTTCGGGTATTGAGACTGTAAGGGAAAGTATGGAAGATAAAGTGGTCGGTGATTATATCCGAAAAGCCATGCTGGAGGAAATTGCCCCTACCATTGACTTGCCGAAACAAGAGATTGAGGACTTTGCTCACGAGGTAATGGAGCGTTTCTTGAATCCATTTATCAGACATGAGCTGAAAAGTATTTCCCTCAATTCTGTTTCGAAATACAAGGTTCGGGTACTGCCTACAGTTAAAGACTACTACCAATCCAATGGCAAGTTACCACAAAGACTGGTACTGGCTTTGGCATGTCTGATCAAGCTTTACCTGTCTGATGATTTCCAGATCAATGACAATGAAGAGGTCAAAGTATTTTTCGGTGAGTTGAAAAAACAGGCAGGCTCTGTTCAACAAATTACAGAGAAAGTCCTTTCCAATACTGAATTCTGGGAAGAAAACCTTTTGGATTTGGGTAACATGTCTGAACTGGTAAGCAATTTCCTGACACAGATAGCAGAAAAAGGTATTACGGAAACCCTTCAATCAATTCAGTCATGA
- a CDS encoding helix-turn-helix domain-containing protein: MKLIYFLTETPLSLLKLYFYDLTFFEWLYVVPDFILSVLLLTNEWHLQERLGAIAYSILLLGFIFTIHLLYLFWVRYKVLQNSLKKHRQQSEEQTEKIKGLYEATQRFRTPLTLMLTSLASLTKQSTKSSLLKREVECTLEVGGQLKGAFEQLVDLFEENTSQDIQAFPDENNTEDKLDPIPLVDFASTSYKLIIVEKNADLLRFLTHVLCDTFQVLAIQHWKSAEKALFDFEPNLILLGSMKKEESRFACYEELKGNVVTNHMAVVVLADSGRQQDQVEWYQQGADDYIIKPFDAEVLKAKLLAMLKNRERLLQNIQDGLLIESGKGDGKLDMNFLSRLLDVVNEHYSNTELSVEELAEDLCMSRSQLFRKLKSQTGQTPSEYLYAFRIKKAIELLKERKLSIADIAKETGFSSPNSFSKTFSKHIGVSPSRYLRNMDHHSA; the protein is encoded by the coding sequence ATGAAACTAATCTACTTCCTAACCGAAACACCACTATCTTTACTGAAACTTTATTTTTATGATTTGACCTTTTTTGAGTGGCTGTATGTTGTACCGGACTTTATCTTATCTGTATTGCTTCTGACAAATGAATGGCACCTTCAAGAACGTTTGGGAGCAATAGCATATTCGATTTTACTTTTGGGTTTTATCTTTACCATTCATCTATTATATCTTTTTTGGGTCAGGTATAAAGTGCTTCAGAATAGTCTTAAAAAACACAGGCAACAATCAGAAGAGCAAACTGAAAAAATTAAAGGTCTTTATGAAGCGACTCAACGGTTTCGAACACCACTAACATTAATGCTGACTTCCTTGGCTAGCTTGACGAAACAATCCACTAAATCCTCACTTTTGAAAAGGGAAGTGGAATGCACTCTTGAGGTTGGAGGTCAGCTAAAAGGTGCCTTCGAGCAACTGGTAGACCTGTTTGAAGAAAATACTTCACAGGATATACAGGCTTTTCCTGATGAAAATAACACAGAAGACAAGCTGGACCCCATTCCCTTAGTAGATTTTGCGTCTACCAGTTACAAACTTATTATCGTAGAAAAGAATGCGGATTTACTCCGTTTCCTGACACATGTTTTATGCGATACGTTTCAGGTGCTGGCAATACAGCATTGGAAGTCAGCTGAAAAAGCACTCTTTGATTTTGAACCTAACCTTATATTGTTAGGGAGTATGAAAAAGGAAGAAAGTCGCTTTGCATGCTATGAGGAGTTGAAAGGGAATGTCGTCACAAATCATATGGCGGTGGTTGTCTTGGCTGACAGTGGCCGACAGCAGGATCAGGTTGAGTGGTATCAGCAAGGAGCAGACGACTATATTATCAAACCTTTTGATGCGGAGGTACTGAAGGCAAAGTTGCTGGCTATGCTAAAGAACCGAGAACGGTTGCTGCAGAACATTCAGGACGGTTTACTGATTGAATCCGGGAAGGGAGATGGAAAATTGGATATGAATTTTTTGTCGAGGTTACTGGATGTGGTGAATGAGCATTACAGCAATACAGAATTGAGTGTAGAAGAATTGGCTGAAGACCTTTGCATGAGCCGAAGCCAGTTGTTTCGCAAGCTGAAGTCACAGACAGGTCAGACACCTTCAGAGTATTTGTATGCATTCCGAATCAAAAAAGCGATTGAGCTACTTAAAGAACGGAAGCTAAGTATTGCAGACATCGCAAAGGAAACCGGGTTCAGTTCTCCCAACTCCTTCTCAAAAACTTTTAGTAAGCATATAGGGGTTTCCCCGAGTCGTTACCTGCGAAATATGGATCACCACTCTGCATAA
- a CDS encoding UxaA family hydrolase: MKAITIHPDDNLAVALNNLPKDASVSVNGNNYTLQENITLKHKFALEDLAAGDELYMYGLVVGTANRPIQKGTAITTENVTHKAAAYDLDRMEEYVWVRPDVSKWENKTFNGYHRTDGQVGTQNIWLVFPLVFCENRNVEVIKKALGKALGYDTDNQYERLAKQLVNQYETGSTDTETVVATETKKEVFDNVKVRFITHQGGCGGIRQDAEALCRLLAGYIKNPNVAGATVLSLGCQNAEVSLFQKALKLQQVDKPVIILDQQQTGKEEDLVSTAIRETFDQLVKANQLTRKPAPLSKLNVGLECGGSDGFSGISANPSVGQAADLIAALGGKVMLAEFPELCGVEQELINRIGNKPLAEKFTGLMRRYEQTAIEAGSGFDMNPSPGNIKDGLITDAMKSAGAARKGGFSPVHDVLDYTEYAQKGGLSLLCTPGNDVESTTALAGSGANMILFTTGLGTPTGNPVAPVIKISSNTQLSERMPDIIDLNAGQVIDGKTSIEQMGEQMLDLIIKVASGEVETKAMTLEQYDFIPWKRGVSL; this comes from the coding sequence ATGAAAGCAATAACGATACATCCCGATGACAACTTGGCGGTAGCATTGAATAACTTACCGAAAGACGCTTCGGTATCCGTTAACGGAAACAACTATACGCTTCAGGAAAACATCACCCTAAAACACAAGTTTGCCCTTGAAGACCTAGCAGCTGGTGACGAACTGTATATGTACGGCTTGGTAGTAGGCACTGCCAATCGTCCAATACAAAAGGGGACTGCCATCACCACTGAAAACGTTACACATAAAGCTGCTGCCTATGACCTTGACCGAATGGAAGAATACGTATGGGTAAGGCCTGACGTATCCAAATGGGAAAATAAAACCTTCAATGGCTACCACCGTACTGACGGTCAGGTTGGTACACAAAATATATGGTTGGTGTTTCCGCTTGTATTCTGCGAAAACCGTAATGTGGAAGTGATCAAAAAAGCGTTAGGCAAAGCCTTGGGTTACGACACAGACAACCAATACGAAAGGCTAGCCAAGCAACTGGTCAATCAATACGAAACGGGGTCTACTGATACAGAAACCGTTGTCGCTACTGAAACCAAGAAAGAGGTATTTGACAATGTAAAGGTACGTTTTATCACACACCAAGGTGGTTGTGGTGGTATCCGTCAGGATGCTGAAGCCCTTTGCAGATTGCTAGCAGGTTATATCAAAAATCCCAATGTCGCAGGTGCTACTGTACTAAGTCTTGGCTGCCAGAATGCAGAAGTAAGTCTTTTCCAAAAAGCACTGAAATTACAACAAGTAGACAAGCCCGTTATTATTCTTGACCAACAACAAACTGGTAAAGAAGAAGACCTTGTCAGTACAGCAATAAGAGAAACATTCGACCAACTGGTAAAAGCCAATCAACTTACCAGAAAACCTGCACCACTTAGCAAACTTAATGTTGGGCTAGAGTGTGGAGGCTCTGATGGTTTCTCAGGTATCTCTGCCAACCCTTCTGTTGGACAAGCCGCAGACCTAATCGCCGCTTTAGGTGGAAAGGTAATGCTTGCAGAGTTTCCAGAACTTTGTGGCGTAGAGCAGGAACTGATCAACAGGATAGGCAACAAGCCTTTGGCTGAAAAGTTTACAGGTCTGATGCGTCGCTATGAGCAAACTGCCATCGAGGCTGGATCGGGCTTTGATATGAACCCTTCTCCAGGTAATATCAAGGATGGACTAATCACCGATGCCATGAAGTCCGCTGGCGCAGCACGAAAAGGTGGTTTCTCTCCTGTCCACGATGTATTGGATTATACCGAATATGCACAAAAAGGCGGACTAAGTCTGCTTTGTACACCAGGCAATGATGTGGAATCTACTACAGCACTGGCTGGTTCCGGAGCCAATATGATCCTGTTCACTACGGGCTTGGGCACACCAACAGGAAATCCTGTAGCGCCTGTCATCAAGATTTCATCCAATACCCAACTCTCAGAGCGAATGCCTGATATTATTGACCTAAATGCAGGTCAGGTAATTGATGGCAAAACAAGTATTGAGCAAATGGGTGAACAGATGTTGGATTTGATTATCAAGGTGGCTTCAGGAGAGGTGGAAACCAAAGCCATGACATTGGAACAATATGACTTTATCCCTTGGAAACGGGGGGTATCGCTGTAA